A stretch of Thermococcus bergensis DNA encodes these proteins:
- a CDS encoding flavin reductase family protein, producing MHHLIYPMRTYLIVSGQGEETNVMAADWVTVLSHKPPLVGVAVSPKRYTHRLISKYKEFVISVPGLEMLRDVWIAGTKRGPSKLKEMNITLVDSTKIATPSIKEALANIECKVVDARDYGDHTWFVGEVVGYTYKEEAFKNGKPDVMGANFLAHAAWTDFVTFEKKIYKSE from the coding sequence ATGCATCACTTGATTTATCCAATGAGAACATACCTGATAGTCTCAGGACAGGGAGAGGAAACAAACGTTATGGCAGCTGACTGGGTAACAGTCCTTTCTCACAAGCCGCCTCTGGTGGGAGTGGCAGTTTCTCCAAAAAGATACACTCACCGGCTGATCTCAAAATACAAGGAGTTTGTTATCAGCGTTCCGGGCTTGGAAATGCTCAGAGACGTCTGGATTGCGGGAACAAAGAGAGGACCCTCAAAGCTTAAGGAGATGAACATAACCCTCGTCGACTCCACAAAAATAGCTACGCCGAGCATAAAAGAGGCATTAGCAAACATAGAATGCAAAGTAGTGGATGCTCGGGATTATGGAGACCACACATGGTTCGTTGGCGAAGTTGTTGGTTATACCTACAAAGAGGAAGCATTCAAGAACGGAAAGCCAGATGTTATGGGCGCAAACTTCCTCGCACATGCAGCGTGGACTGACTTCGTTACCTTCGAGAAGAAGATTTACAAGTCAGAATAA
- a CDS encoding acetate--CoA ligase family protein, with the protein MDFFFYPSSAAVFGSFKQGAIAYEILRNIVEGGFKGEVIPVNPKGGEVEVAGRKLKIAEKLEKNVDVAIIAIPAKFVPSLIEEIGDKVKGAVVISAGFSEVGNVELERELVEKARKKGVRIIGPNCAGIFGVHAEFFGSFEVRVKKGGLALISQSGAFGGAALAMGNEEGIGFSAFVSYGNAADLTESDFLRYFADDENTKVIALYIEGVKDGRKFIEALKYATSKKPVIVLKAGKSKSGSRAAQSHTGSLAGSYEIYKAAFMQFGAIEVEEMEELFDAAKIFEMYESGGERIAIITNSGGPGVLATDKAEKLGLEIAKLEEKTVEELKKFLPPQCSTKNPIDLIADADYERYKRAIEVVSRDKNIDALLVICVPPIFIPSEEIAKAVIDAKCDKPVVVNFMAGELVKEGVKLLNTCGIKNFPTPERAAKALYWLSLRKAFKTK; encoded by the coding sequence ATGGACTTTTTCTTTTATCCTTCATCCGCAGCAGTATTTGGCTCCTTCAAGCAGGGTGCAATAGCTTACGAAATACTGAGGAACATAGTTGAAGGGGGCTTTAAGGGAGAAGTTATTCCAGTGAACCCCAAAGGGGGAGAAGTCGAAGTAGCCGGGAGAAAACTTAAAATTGCAGAAAAACTTGAGAAAAATGTTGATGTCGCTATAATCGCAATTCCCGCAAAGTTCGTTCCTTCTCTAATTGAGGAGATTGGAGATAAGGTTAAGGGAGCAGTGGTTATAAGTGCGGGGTTCAGCGAAGTTGGTAACGTTGAGCTTGAGAGGGAACTAGTTGAAAAAGCCCGAAAGAAAGGAGTACGGATCATTGGCCCAAACTGTGCCGGCATTTTTGGAGTCCATGCAGAGTTCTTTGGCTCGTTTGAGGTCAGGGTCAAGAAGGGAGGATTAGCCTTAATATCCCAGAGCGGAGCCTTCGGCGGTGCGGCCCTTGCTATGGGGAACGAAGAAGGGATAGGGTTCTCTGCCTTTGTCTCTTATGGGAACGCGGCTGATTTGACGGAAAGTGACTTCTTGAGATATTTTGCCGACGATGAAAACACCAAGGTTATAGCCCTATACATTGAAGGCGTAAAGGACGGTAGGAAGTTCATCGAAGCTTTGAAATACGCCACTTCCAAAAAGCCCGTGATAGTCCTCAAGGCCGGAAAGAGTAAAAGCGGCAGCAGAGCAGCCCAGAGCCATACCGGAAGTCTGGCCGGAAGTTATGAAATTTACAAAGCTGCTTTCATGCAGTTCGGTGCAATAGAGGTTGAAGAGATGGAGGAGCTCTTTGATGCGGCAAAAATCTTTGAGATGTACGAGAGCGGAGGGGAGAGAATAGCCATAATAACAAATTCCGGTGGCCCTGGAGTTTTAGCTACCGACAAAGCCGAAAAGCTGGGACTAGAGATTGCAAAGCTTGAAGAAAAAACCGTAGAGGAGCTCAAAAAATTCCTGCCTCCACAGTGCTCAACAAAAAATCCAATTGACCTGATAGCAGATGCAGACTACGAGAGGTACAAAAGAGCTATAGAAGTTGTTTCCAGGGATAAAAACATTGATGCACTGCTAGTTATTTGCGTTCCGCCGATATTCATACCGAGTGAAGAGATAGCAAAGGCAGTCATAGATGCCAAGTGCGACAAGCCAGTTGTGGTCAATTTTATGGCCGGAGAACTTGTAAAAGAGGGTGTGAAGCTTTTAAATACCTGCGGTATCAAAAACTTCCCGACACCGGAGAGAGCAGCCAAAGCCCTCTACTGGCTTAGTTTGAGAAAGGCTTTTAAAACGAAGTAG
- a CDS encoding CGP-CTERM sorting domain-containing protein, whose product MKKGTLILIAVMLLASFSQVYAYEEQHLFNIDIYMTVYPSGTASVKINAQLKDPFYINYFENLSKTNPQRAEEEFHDFVYSLVYGNFKREVERQSKEALVVVPEEGPVKLGKNWTAVVTFKIYNYLVENNQTLQSSVYGPMQFLFKNRVFEFSWRKLTIILPKDAYVINLAPKPNELVENVASWENGYYLPIVVITFDSSVYEAIMNKTSENTTKFVPFDEFLAKTAKTIQLYYDPLSGLVQFNATFEGVNATSYHETKIREEFTKTLDIQDINSKIEGNKVLVWGKVKPKVDYKESFTTKTWSANITLPFRFDNVSVKAPTGLEIKEHETDGKNIIIVVEQKKGVCGPGLILLIALLPVLAKRR is encoded by the coding sequence ATGAAGAAAGGCACATTGATTCTGATTGCAGTTATGTTGCTGGCATCATTTTCTCAGGTCTACGCTTATGAAGAACAGCATCTTTTCAACATCGACATTTACATGACCGTCTATCCCAGTGGAACGGCCTCTGTTAAGATCAACGCCCAGCTCAAAGACCCATTTTATATAAACTACTTCGAAAATCTCTCCAAGACGAATCCACAGAGAGCAGAGGAGGAATTCCATGACTTTGTTTATTCATTGGTATACGGTAATTTCAAGAGAGAGGTAGAGAGGCAATCCAAAGAGGCATTAGTAGTAGTGCCTGAAGAAGGCCCCGTAAAATTGGGGAAAAACTGGACCGCCGTTGTGACGTTTAAGATATACAACTACCTCGTGGAAAACAACCAAACGCTGCAGAGTTCAGTCTATGGGCCAATGCAGTTTCTGTTTAAAAACAGGGTTTTTGAATTCAGCTGGAGAAAGCTCACAATTATTCTTCCAAAGGACGCTTATGTTATCAACCTAGCTCCAAAGCCAAATGAACTTGTAGAAAATGTCGCATCATGGGAAAACGGCTACTATCTTCCAATAGTTGTGATAACCTTCGATTCTTCGGTATATGAAGCCATTATGAACAAGACATCAGAAAATACCACCAAATTCGTTCCTTTCGACGAGTTTCTGGCAAAAACTGCAAAGACTATCCAGCTCTATTACGACCCGCTAAGCGGACTTGTACAGTTTAATGCAACCTTTGAGGGGGTTAATGCCACCAGCTACCATGAAACAAAAATCAGGGAGGAGTTCACCAAAACCCTGGATATTCAGGATATAAACTCAAAGATTGAAGGCAACAAAGTGCTTGTATGGGGAAAAGTAAAGCCAAAAGTAGACTACAAAGAAAGTTTCACCACGAAAACATGGAGCGCAAACATAACATTGCCTTTCAGATTTGACAACGTAAGCGTCAAAGCCCCAACCGGTTTAGAGATTAAAGAGCACGAAACAGACGGCAAAAACATTATTATCGTTGTAGAGCAGAAAAAGGGTGTCTGCGGCCCTGGGCTTATTTTGCTGATAGCTTTACTCCCGGTGTTAGCAAAGCGGAGGTGA
- the coaD gene encoding phosphopantetheine adenylyltransferase yields MRKYRKVVVGGTFDRLHLGHKALLRKAFEVGKYVYVGLTSDEMIKNKPYAEKILPYEIRLRDLVKFFETNRYKNYRIMKIHSAIGFADRLKSLEAIVVSEETYKGALLVNRARMEKGLKPLDIVTIKLVKSKLGDKISSSLIRAGLIDPFGNPKR; encoded by the coding sequence ATGAGGAAATACAGAAAAGTTGTGGTTGGGGGGACTTTTGACAGGCTCCATTTAGGCCATAAGGCCTTGCTTAGAAAGGCTTTTGAAGTGGGCAAGTACGTCTATGTTGGTCTAACTTCCGATGAAATGATAAAGAACAAACCTTATGCTGAAAAAATTCTTCCTTATGAAATCAGATTGCGGGACTTAGTAAAGTTTTTTGAGACAAATAGATACAAAAACTACAGGATAATGAAAATCCACAGCGCAATAGGCTTTGCCGACAGGCTGAAGAGCTTAGAAGCGATAGTCGTCAGTGAAGAAACGTACAAGGGTGCATTGTTAGTTAACAGGGCGAGAATGGAAAAAGGTCTAAAACCTCTCGACATTGTTACCATAAAGCTGGTCAAAAGCAAACTTGGAGATAAAATAAGCTCTTCCCTAATAAGGGCCGGTCTTATAGATCCTTTCGGAAATCCAAAGAGGTGA
- a CDS encoding phytoene desaturase family protein: MRVVTIGAGLGGLLTSAFLARAGHEVTVLEKAPFVGGRFTNLNYQGFQLSTGALHMVPHGEDGPLAHLLKLLNANVEIVNSDPKGKFFIDGNLYHYREGWKHLSLKEKAKAMKLLAEVKANKLPTGEEASMNAWEWLEEKIGDNEFVYLFIKSFLGWAVSLAPEEVPAIELAKEIKATLKWGGPGLIKGGCKAVTEELARIVRANGGEILTRKRVVEVDGGKAITADGEEYPYDVLISNIGIKETVELFGRNKFDREYLKKVDSLKPAEGIKINVALKGKPRIGNTVVFTLDTKRINGYNEPSALTPELARDGYTLIMTHQALRSKDVKKEQKLGLEDLYYLFPELDKEGEVLMVQTYLDGNPVNRVASGMHLDFPIENVYIVGDANKGEGGIEVEGIALGVMKTLESLGIGRFSEWYL; this comes from the coding sequence ATGAGAGTGGTCACAATTGGGGCTGGACTTGGAGGGCTTTTGACAAGTGCCTTTTTAGCAAGAGCCGGGCATGAAGTAACGGTTCTGGAAAAAGCTCCTTTTGTTGGAGGTAGATTCACGAACCTCAACTATCAGGGCTTTCAATTGTCTACTGGAGCTCTCCATATGGTGCCTCATGGAGAAGATGGTCCTTTAGCTCATCTGCTGAAGCTTTTGAACGCCAATGTTGAAATAGTGAATTCCGATCCGAAGGGCAAGTTCTTCATTGATGGGAACCTTTACCACTACAGAGAGGGGTGGAAGCACCTTTCTCTCAAAGAGAAGGCCAAGGCGATGAAGCTTCTTGCGGAGGTAAAGGCAAACAAACTTCCAACTGGCGAAGAAGCGAGTATGAATGCTTGGGAATGGCTCGAAGAGAAGATTGGGGACAACGAGTTTGTTTACCTTTTCATAAAGAGCTTTCTCGGCTGGGCGGTCAGCTTGGCTCCAGAAGAAGTCCCGGCGATAGAGCTGGCTAAGGAGATAAAGGCAACGTTGAAATGGGGAGGTCCGGGGCTAATAAAGGGCGGATGCAAAGCCGTAACGGAAGAACTTGCGAGAATTGTAAGGGCTAATGGAGGAGAGATATTAACCAGAAAAAGGGTCGTTGAAGTCGATGGAGGTAAAGCAATAACTGCAGACGGTGAAGAATACCCCTACGATGTGCTCATCTCAAACATCGGAATAAAAGAAACAGTGGAGCTTTTTGGACGGAACAAATTTGACAGGGAGTACCTGAAAAAAGTGGACTCTTTGAAGCCTGCTGAGGGAATTAAAATCAACGTCGCCTTGAAAGGAAAGCCCAGAATAGGCAACACGGTTGTCTTTACCTTAGACACCAAAAGAATAAACGGCTACAACGAGCCTTCAGCATTAACGCCGGAGCTTGCAAGAGATGGCTACACCCTCATCATGACGCATCAAGCCCTAAGGAGCAAAGATGTAAAAAAAGAGCAAAAGCTTGGCCTCGAGGATCTCTATTATCTCTTCCCGGAGCTTGACAAAGAGGGAGAAGTTCTAATGGTTCAAACGTATTTAGATGGAAATCCAGTTAATAGGGTTGCCTCTGGAATGCACCTTGATTTTCCAATTGAAAACGTCTACATAGTCGGGGACGCAAACAAGGGAGAGGGAGGCATAGAGGTGGAAGGAATAGCCCTTGGCGTTATGAAGACCCTTGAAAGCCTTGGGATTGGAAGGTTTAGTGAGTGGTATCTCTGA
- the arcC gene encoding carbamate kinase: MRKRVVIALGGNAILQRGQKGTYEEQMENVKKTAKQIVDIILDNDYEVVITHGNGPQVGAILLQQDAGEHMYGIPAQPMDVCGAMSQGQIGYMIQQAVINELRRRGINKPVATIVTQTIVDKNDPAFQNPSKPVGPFYDEETAKKLAREKGWVVIEDSGRGWRRVVPSPDPIGHVEAPIIQDLVEKGFIVIASGGGGIPVIEENGEFKGVEAVIDKDLAGEKLAEEVKADIFMILTDVNGAAINYGKPNEQWLGKVTVDELKKYYEEGHFKKGSMGPKVLAAIRFIEWGGERAVIAALDRAVEALEGKTGTQVVK, from the coding sequence ATGAGGAAGAGAGTTGTCATTGCTTTGGGTGGGAACGCTATTCTGCAGAGGGGACAGAAGGGGACTTATGAGGAGCAGATGGAGAATGTAAAAAAGACCGCAAAGCAAATAGTTGATATTATTCTTGATAATGATTATGAGGTTGTAATAACTCACGGTAATGGTCCTCAGGTTGGAGCTATTCTACTCCAGCAGGATGCTGGAGAGCATATGTATGGCATTCCTGCTCAACCCATGGATGTTTGCGGTGCAATGAGCCAGGGGCAGATTGGGTATATGATACAGCAGGCGGTGATTAACGAATTGAGGAGAAGGGGCATAAACAAGCCGGTGGCAACGATAGTTACCCAAACGATTGTTGACAAGAACGACCCGGCATTTCAAAATCCCTCAAAGCCTGTTGGACCGTTCTATGATGAAGAGACTGCCAAAAAGCTTGCCAGAGAGAAGGGCTGGGTTGTCATAGAGGACTCTGGGAGGGGATGGAGAAGAGTCGTTCCTTCACCGGATCCGATTGGGCATGTTGAAGCTCCAATAATCCAAGACCTCGTTGAGAAGGGCTTCATAGTAATAGCCTCCGGTGGGGGAGGAATTCCGGTTATTGAGGAAAACGGGGAATTTAAGGGCGTGGAGGCAGTGATTGACAAAGATTTGGCTGGAGAAAAACTTGCCGAAGAGGTTAAGGCTGACATCTTTATGATACTTACCGACGTCAACGGCGCTGCCATTAACTACGGCAAGCCGAACGAGCAGTGGCTTGGAAAAGTTACTGTTGATGAGCTCAAGAAGTACTACGAGGAAGGGCACTTCAAGAAGGGCAGTATGGGACCAAAGGTTCTTGCTGCGATAAGATTCATCGAATGGGGTGGAGAGAGAGCGGTAATTGCCGCTTTAGATAGGGCTGTTGAGGCCTTAGAAGGAAAAACAGGCACTCAAGTTGTTAAGTGA
- a CDS encoding IS982 family transposase (programmed frameshift), translating to MVVLSFQREILIIKSEIYPIISKHYPKNTHREIISLYDLITFAILAHLHFNGVYKHAYRVLIEEMKLFPKIRYNKLTERLNRHEKLLLLAQEELFKKHAREYVRILDSKPIQTKELARKNRKDKEGSSEVISEKPAVGFVPSKKFYYGYKLTCYSDGNLLALLSVDPANKHDVSVVREKFWVIVEEFSGCFLFLDKGYVSRGLEEEFLRFGVVYTPVKRGNQISNLEEKKFYKYLSDFRRRIETLFSKFSEFLLRPSRSVSLRGLAVRILGAILAVNLDRLYNFTGGGN from the exons GTGGTTGTATTGAGTTTTCAGAGGGAAATCCTGATCATAAAATCCGAAATCTACCCGATAATCAGCAAACACTACCCGAAAAACACTCACAGGGAAATAATCAGCCTCTACGACCTAATAACCTTCGCAATACTAGCACACTTGCACTTTAACGGAGTTTACAAGCACGCTTACAGAGTCCTAATCGAAGAAATGAAGCTGTTCCCCAAAATCAGGTACAACAAACTAACAGAACGCTTGAACAGGCACGAAAAACTCCTGCTCCTAGCGCAGGAAGAATTATTCAAAAAACACGCCAGAGAATACGTTAGAATACTGGACTCAAAGCCCATTCAGACCAAGGAGTTGGCCAGAAAAAACAGGAAGGATAAGGAGGGTTCTTCAGAAGTCATCTCTGAAAAGCCCGCAGTTGGGTTTGTTCCCTCT AAAAAGTTTTACTATGGGTACAAGCTGACCTGTTACTCTGATGGAAATTTGCTGGCTTTACTGTCTGTTGATCCGGCGAATAAGCATGATGTGAGTGTTGTCAGGGAAAAGTTCTGGGTGATTGTTGAGGAGTTTTCTGGCTGTTTTCTGTTTTTGGATAAGGGGTATGTTAGCAGGGGGCTCGAGGAGGAATTTCTGAGGTTTGGCGTTGTTTACACGCCAGTAAAGCGGGGGAATCAGATTAGCAATCTGGAGGAGAAGAAGTTTTACAAGTACTTGTCTGACTTTCGCAGGAGGATTGAGACTTTGTTTTCGAAGTTTTCTGAGTTTCTTCTGAGGCCGAGCAGGAGTGTTAGTTTGAGGGGGTTAGCTGTCAGGATTTTAGGGGCGATTCTGGCCGTGAATCTGGACAGATTATACAACTTCACAGGTGGTGGGAACTAG
- a CDS encoding SDH family Clp fold serine proteinase, whose translation MDPLSGFIGSLIWWILFFYLLMGPQLQYRQLQIARAKLLEKLAKKRNSTVITMIHRQESIGFFGIPVYKFISIEDSEEILRAIRMAPKDKPIDLIIHTPGGLVLAATQIAKALKDHPAETRVIVPHYAMSGGTLIALAADKIIMDPHAVLGPVDPQLGQYPAPSIIRAVEQKGAEKVDDQTLILADVAKKAINQVQDFVYSLLKDKYGEEKARELAQILTEGRWTHDYPITVEHAKELGLHVETDVPEEVYALMELYKQPVKQRGTVEFMPYPVKQQGKD comes from the coding sequence ATGGATCCGCTGAGTGGATTCATAGGCTCATTGATATGGTGGATACTGTTTTTCTATTTGCTTATGGGGCCTCAGCTCCAGTACAGACAGCTACAGATTGCGAGGGCAAAGCTGCTGGAAAAGCTGGCAAAAAAGAGGAATTCCACAGTGATAACAATGATTCACAGGCAGGAAAGCATAGGTTTCTTTGGAATCCCTGTGTACAAGTTTATTAGCATAGAAGATAGTGAAGAAATTCTCAGAGCGATTAGAATGGCTCCAAAAGACAAGCCAATTGACTTGATTATTCACACCCCTGGAGGATTAGTTCTGGCAGCAACACAGATAGCGAAGGCTTTGAAAGACCATCCCGCTGAGACAAGGGTAATAGTGCCGCACTACGCAATGAGCGGTGGGACATTAATAGCATTAGCCGCTGACAAGATAATAATGGATCCTCACGCCGTTTTAGGACCGGTGGATCCACAGCTGGGCCAGTATCCAGCGCCGAGCATAATAAGGGCTGTTGAACAAAAAGGCGCAGAGAAGGTTGATGATCAAACTCTCATCCTCGCTGATGTGGCAAAGAAAGCAATAAACCAGGTTCAGGACTTTGTATACAGTCTCTTAAAGGACAAATACGGTGAAGAGAAAGCCAGAGAACTGGCTCAAATACTAACCGAGGGAAGATGGACTCACGACTACCCAATAACTGTTGAGCATGCAAAGGAGCTTGGACTTCACGTTGAAACAGACGTTCCAGAAGAGGTCTATGCCTTAATGGAGCTCTACAAACAACCTGTAAAGCAAAGAGGAACTGTAGAATTCATGCCTTATCCGGTAAAGCAACAAGGGAAGGACTAG
- a CDS encoding coiled-coil protein, with the protein MQVKVDPEEIKRIKAEIEALEREKKEIQERLEQLQKELNIWIQKRDEKNNEVKQLREKAREYKAKRDEINKQIQELKKNRDEINAKLDLLYQEALEYKAKRDEYRQLRRLRMPKEKIEERIEKLEWELQTNPNITPEREKQIVDQIQVLATELEILQQADRFHKKLQETRKKIENLKKARRAIGMEIQKLANQSQQFHEQMLKAYQQADEIKKEADEYHQKVVELRDKIREVRLALRDVEKKIFEFDQKHKELIAYKMVARMRSKKDATFEKAVEALEKFKRGEKLTLDELLLLQRYNLV; encoded by the coding sequence ATGCAAGTGAAAGTAGACCCAGAGGAAATTAAGAGGATAAAAGCCGAAATAGAGGCTTTAGAAAGAGAGAAAAAGGAAATCCAAGAGAGATTGGAACAGCTCCAAAAGGAGCTGAATATCTGGATACAAAAAAGAGATGAGAAGAACAACGAGGTAAAGCAGTTAAGAGAGAAGGCAAGAGAGTATAAAGCAAAGAGGGATGAAATCAACAAGCAGATTCAGGAGCTTAAGAAGAACAGGGACGAGATAAACGCCAAGCTCGACCTTCTTTATCAAGAAGCTCTCGAGTACAAGGCAAAGAGGGACGAATACAGACAGCTGAGAAGACTGAGAATGCCAAAGGAGAAGATAGAGGAGAGAATTGAAAAGCTCGAATGGGAACTGCAGACCAATCCAAACATCACTCCCGAGAGAGAAAAGCAGATAGTCGATCAAATTCAGGTTTTGGCTACAGAGCTTGAAATTCTCCAGCAAGCTGATAGATTCCACAAGAAGCTCCAAGAAACAAGAAAGAAGATTGAAAACCTGAAAAAAGCAAGAAGAGCGATAGGGATGGAAATACAGAAGCTCGCAAACCAGAGCCAGCAGTTCCATGAGCAGATGTTAAAAGCATACCAGCAAGCTGATGAAATTAAAAAAGAAGCCGATGAGTACCACCAGAAGGTTGTCGAGCTCAGAGATAAGATCAGAGAAGTGAGGCTGGCTCTCAGGGATGTAGAGAAGAAGATATTCGAGTTTGACCAGAAGCACAAGGAACTTATAGCGTATAAGATGGTTGCAAGGATGAGATCAAAGAAAGACGCTACATTCGAAAAGGCAGTTGAGGCTCTTGAAAAGTTCAAGCGTGGTGAAAAGCTTACCTTGGACGAGCTCCTGTTGCTCCAGAGATACAATCTGGTGTGA
- the arcS gene encoding archaeosine synthase subunit alpha has translation MEIVKHEGPGRLGLVKLNGKTFETPALAGVDFTLSPFNSYFYPKDFREYDFNLAPSIPLSFYTPREIVEKALSRLYEVDYSKFNALYVPVVRNLEYIEEFLDNVLSQYSFDALYIGNAKIFVKDYRRFVQAIRLIREKDPNLLLITDLEPFFYPLAVYLGIDAFDTRSLKLYDFHKKGFTQFSPILWDEKENSLEFAKGVIKLVKKALEEGKLRYLVENFFYTQAHAGILRIADKENWDYLEKYTPIQRDTVYFISDASQNRPEVVRWRQRVVERFKPPENAEVLFLFPCSAKKPYSHSRSHTLYRKALKEALGSGIYRIHELILTSPFGVVPREWEWLAKYDIVVTGHWSEEEIISAAELLANALEKYPKRVPIIAHLDEAYVDVAKRASEISGREIIFTPVKNGTTSKESLDGLKKTIKELGIELAAGKEDRTYRFYENIRKVFDFYFGLGAGEAVLPEDARIIGSKMLRILIGNEQTGTYQDGVISVTPFGMQRIYDATKSYYVKIDFDLRGDVFAVGVNEADYKIRPDDIVGVVRDEKVVGVGKAILSGEEMVKAKRGVAVKVRKKL, from the coding sequence ATGGAAATAGTAAAGCACGAAGGTCCAGGAAGGCTTGGGTTAGTTAAGCTTAATGGAAAAACCTTTGAAACACCCGCTTTGGCAGGGGTAGATTTTACTCTTTCGCCGTTCAATTCTTACTTCTACCCCAAAGATTTTAGGGAATATGATTTCAACCTTGCCCCTTCAATCCCCCTCAGCTTTTATACTCCGAGGGAAATAGTGGAAAAAGCATTGAGCAGGCTGTATGAGGTTGATTACTCAAAATTCAACGCCCTTTATGTCCCGGTCGTGAGGAACCTTGAGTACATCGAGGAGTTCCTTGACAATGTTCTCTCTCAGTATTCCTTCGATGCCCTCTACATAGGGAATGCAAAAATCTTTGTAAAAGACTACAGGAGATTTGTTCAAGCCATTAGGCTTATCCGGGAAAAAGATCCAAATTTACTCCTCATTACTGACCTTGAGCCGTTTTTCTACCCCCTGGCTGTTTATCTCGGCATTGATGCATTTGATACCCGTTCCTTGAAGCTCTACGATTTCCACAAGAAGGGCTTTACGCAATTTTCTCCGATACTGTGGGATGAGAAAGAGAATTCTCTTGAATTTGCTAAGGGGGTTATAAAACTTGTTAAAAAGGCTCTTGAGGAAGGGAAGCTCCGCTATCTGGTTGAGAACTTTTTCTACACTCAAGCTCACGCTGGAATATTGAGGATAGCTGATAAAGAAAATTGGGACTATCTTGAAAAATACACTCCAATACAAAGGGACACCGTTTACTTCATAAGCGATGCCTCCCAGAACAGGCCGGAAGTAGTGAGGTGGAGGCAGAGAGTAGTTGAGAGATTTAAGCCCCCTGAAAACGCTGAAGTGCTCTTCCTTTTCCCATGCTCAGCTAAAAAGCCCTATTCCCACTCGCGCTCTCACACCCTTTACAGAAAAGCCCTCAAGGAAGCCCTTGGAAGTGGGATATACAGGATACATGAGCTTATTTTAACTTCTCCTTTTGGAGTCGTGCCGAGAGAGTGGGAGTGGCTGGCTAAATACGACATTGTAGTTACCGGTCACTGGAGTGAAGAAGAGATAATCTCCGCGGCTGAGCTCTTAGCTAATGCTCTGGAGAAGTACCCCAAGAGGGTTCCGATAATAGCTCATTTGGATGAAGCTTATGTAGACGTTGCTAAAAGAGCCAGCGAGATTAGCGGGAGAGAGATAATCTTTACTCCAGTTAAAAACGGCACAACAAGTAAGGAAAGTTTGGATGGCTTAAAGAAGACGATAAAAGAACTTGGCATTGAATTAGCTGCTGGAAAAGAAGATAGAACTTATCGCTTCTACGAGAACATTAGGAAGGTGTTTGACTTCTACTTTGGCTTGGGTGCCGGAGAGGCGGTTCTCCCCGAGGATGCTAGAATCATAGGTTCCAAAATGCTCCGCATTCTCATAGGCAATGAGCAAACTGGAACTTACCAAGACGGCGTGATAAGTGTAACGCCCTTTGGCATGCAGCGCATCTACGATGCAACGAAGAGCTATTACGTGAAGATTGACTTCGATCTCAGGGGAGACGTTTTTGCCGTGGGAGTTAATGAAGCAGATTACAAAATACGCCCGGATGACATTGTGGGCGTTGTAAGGGATGAAAAAGTAGTTGGCGTTGGAAAGGCTATTCTGAGTGGAGAGGAGATGGTGAAAGCAAAGAGAGGCGTTGCTGTGAAGGTGAGAAAGAAATTATGA
- a CDS encoding DUF2103 domain-containing protein, translated as MPKYFKRGVKREHHFLKGLEKPLEEIASIPGVKKVIPGRIYASDSRGFEIKVTRETHAGLKLVAKSDGSVQEVFLVVDREQREFVWKKIDELAEEWKKN; from the coding sequence ATGCCCAAGTATTTCAAGCGAGGAGTAAAACGGGAGCACCACTTTCTCAAAGGGCTTGAGAAGCCGCTTGAGGAGATAGCCAGTATCCCGGGTGTTAAGAAGGTTATTCCTGGCAGGATATATGCCAGCGACTCAAGGGGCTTTGAGATAAAAGTAACGAGGGAAACCCATGCAGGTCTAAAGCTCGTTGCAAAGAGTGATGGTTCTGTGCAGGAGGTTTTTCTCGTTGTGGATAGGGAGCAGAGGGAATTTGTCTGGAAGAAGATAGACGAGCTTGCGGAGGAGTGGAAGAAGAATTGA